The Chryseobacterium indologenes genomic sequence CTGTACCTTCAGAATTCCCCAGAGAAAGCATTTTGAGGCTTTTCCAATTGCTGTGGGAGGTCTGGATGTGCAATGATTCTTTGCCTCTCACCCAGACGGGGATCATGACTTCCTGGAGCCATACCTTGTCTGCTCCGGCATCACGAAGCTTTTGTTCGGCCCATTTTACAGATTTTTCATACGCTTCAGACCCGCTTAAGCGGTTGCCGATATTTTGTGTAAGCTCTTTCAGCTCAGTGTAGCTTTTTCCGTTATTCAGAATTTCTGTAGATATCCTGTTAAATTCCAGGGAATCTGCTTGAGTCTGAGCAGATAAAAAAGTTACTCCTAAAATTAATAATGATAGATTTGCTATCCTTTTCATATTACCAGTTTTTATCAACCATAAAAATTAATTGAGTCATTGCTACCGCTCCCAGCAAAAGCTCACGTTTATTGACCTTATCAAAGGTATCCTGTTCAGAATGATGATAATCAAAATACCTTTGTGTATCTACTACTAGCTCTGCCAACGGAATGTCCAGTTTTTTTAAAGGTGCAATATCCTGAATGGCTTCTGTCTGGTCGAAATCATAAACCCCGTAAGGAAGAAAATAATCTTTCCATGGATAAATCAATCTTCTCCGTTGCGGTGACATGTCCAGAGAGAATCCCCGGGGTGAGTATCCTCCTGCATCTGTGCCTAAAGCGAATATATGTTTTTCTTCTTTCTTTTTCACATAAGCAGCATACATTTCACGTCCCTGTCCTCCGTTTTCACTGTTGGCGTATAAGACGACCCTGATCGTGTGATTATTTTCGTATCCAAGTGCTTTCAATGCCCTTAAAACTTCGATACACTGCACAACGCCGGTTCCGTCATCAATGGCACCTTCGCCAACATCCCAGGAATCAAGCTGTGCGCCTAAAACAATCACTTTAGTATCTTTTTTACCTTCAATTTCAGCGATAATATTCGGATTGGTAGTACTGGCTTTTGATTCTGCGGTCATGTTGATTTTAGCAGTGACTTTTTGCTTTTTCAATATTTTTTCCAGCTCATCAGCAGATTTTACTCCTATTGATAAAGCAGGAATTTTAACTTTATCATCCGGTTCGTAGTAAATCATTTTTGCATGGGGAACATCGTCGCTTGCTGTTGTCAGTGATCTTATAATTAAAGCTTTTGCTCCTGTTTTAGCAATGACAGATGCTGAGATTAATTTAGATTTTGCCGTCTGCAGATAGGCATCACTGGTGTTAATAATTTTAGGATCCATAGGTACATTCACAAAAACTATTTTGTCTTTTAGCTGACCTATAGACATTGCATTGAGTTCTGAAGTGGAATTAATTAATACAATTTCTCCCGTAAGGTCTTTTCCGCCTGTGCCTTCGGAGTTTCCGAAAGAAAGCATCCTTATATTTTTCCAGTCACCATTTCCTGTCTTGATATGGAGAGATTCTTTCCCTCTGATCCAGACCGGGGCTTTGGCTTCTTGTCTCCAGATCATATTGATTCCGATTTCCTTAAACTTTTTTTCAGCCCATTCTACTGCTTTCTCATAACCGGTAGTGGCACTGAAACGGGGTCCGATACCTTTTGTCAGTTCTCCGAGATGATCATAGGCCTTACCATTGGTCATAATCTCATCTGAGATCTTTTCAAATTCTTGATGATAATTTAATTTTACAGGAATCGCTGTTTTATTGGTGACCTTTTTCTGTGGCTTTTTTTGAGAAAATAAAAATCCACTCAAAAAGAGTGGAAGTATAATGAATATTTTTTTCATTTTTTATTTACCTTTCTTTTTCCAATGATAAAAGTAGGGAAAAAATAGGAATTTACTAAGGTTTCATGTCGTACATTAACAGAGCTGTAATCAATTTTGGCTCAATGAATGTACATTTTGGCGGCATGCTTAATTTTAAGTCTGAAATTTTAATCATGTCATTGAAACTTACAGGGTAAATTCCAAATCCGACTTTACCTTCACCATTGTCAATCTTTTCTTTTAAAATATTAATTCCGTTGATGTTAGACGTTCCTTTTACATAGGAAATCAGCTCAGAGCTGTCCGGATCTTCAATTTTTAAGATATTTTTAAAAATATATTTGTCTAAAAGATGGTGATCCAGATTATCCAGAGACATTTCTCTGGAACGAAGGTCATGTTTCACGTGAAGGGAATAAAACTTACCATCCAGATACATTGAGATATGGAATTTTTGTGAAGGGAAGTAAGGTGTTTCACCTTTTTCGTGAATAAGGAAATACTTGTCCAGCTCCTTCAGAAAGTCTTCATTGGAAATGCCGTTCAGATCGTGTAAAATCCTGTTATAATCGTGAATTTTAATAGACTGGTTCGAAACGATAAAGCTGTATACAAAGTTGTAAAGTTCAGTACCGGTGTGTCTTTTATTTTTCTCTTTATGACGTTTGGCATTTAACGCGGTAGAGCCAATTCTGTGGTGGCCGTCCGCAATATAAAATGAATCGATCTGGTCGATGACTTCTTTGAACTGCTGGAGCTTGAGACGATTGTCTATTCTCCAGATCTTATGTCTGATTCCAATGGTATCTGTATGATTGAAAATAGGAACATTCTTCTCCTCATGGTTCATCAGCAATTCAATTTTTGAATTGGCAGGGTAGGTAAGCAATACAGGTTCTGCCTGTAAGTTTACTTTCTCAAGGTAATGTGCGAGATTTTCCTTTTTCTGAGGAATGGTACTTTCGTGCCTTTTGATTTTTCCGTTCCAGAAATCTTCAATGCTTGCCAACCCGAGAAGTCCTCTGAAAACCTGTTTATTGGGATAGATCTGCTCATAAAGATAATACGAAGAATTGTCCTGGATCAGTTTTTTCTCGTCCAGAAGTTCTTCAAATGTGGAGCGGATCTTCCTTAAGTTCCGGTCAATATCTTTAGATTTACTTACAACATAGGGTTTAATCATGTTGATGTAAGTATTTTCGACTTGAGCTTTCTCTGCAATCTCTTCCTGGGTGAAATTATCCAGTGGATGAGTAGGGAAAGTGCTCTCAATATCTCTATGAGGTCTTATTCCACGGAAAGGTTTAAAAACAGGCATATTTATCTTATAGTTTCTTTTTGTAGCTTAATAATTTGTTCTGCAAGTTCGATACCGATTTTCTCTTGCGCATCTACCGTATTTCCTCCGACATGTGGAGAAAGTGATAATGCCGGGTTCATCAATAGGGGCAGTTCCGGGCTGGGTTCATTTTCGAAAACGTCCAGTGCGGCTCCGGCCACTTTTCCTGAGTCAATAAAATCGTTCAGGGTGACTTCATTGATGACTCCGCCTCTTGCAGTATTGACAATATAGACTCCGTCTTTCATTTTTTCAAACTGAGGGGTATCTATAATGTAGTTATTCGTTTTGGGTGTATTGATGCTGATAAAGTCTGTATCTTTAAGGAACGCATCCATATCATTGGTAGAACTGATTTCAAAGCTGACAGATTGTCCGTCAAAAAAGTTCAAGCTGAGAACTTTTGTTTTCGGGCTTTTTGTCAGGACCTTGATCTTCATTCCTAAAGCGATTCCTATTTTTACGACTTCCTGGCCAATACTTCCAAAGCCGATGACTCCTAATGTTTTTCCAGAAAGTTCATACGCGTTACTGAATGACTTTTTCATGGCATTGAAGTGAGTGTCTCCTTCCAAAGGCATTAGTCTGTTTGATTCATGAAGAAATCTTGCCAGTGAAATGAAATGTCCGAACACGAGTTCAGCAACTGATTTTGAAGATGCGTTAGGGGTATTGATTACTTTAATCCCTTTACTTTTTGCATAATCTACATCAATATTATCCATTCCGATACCGCCTCGTCCGATAATTTTAAGACCGGGACATGCATCGATCAGATCCTGTCTTACTTTAGTAGCACTTCTTACCAGAAGAACATCCACATTATTATCGTTGATAAAATTAATAACGTGATCCTGAGCCACTCTATTGTCCAGGATTTCAATTCCGGCTTCTTTTAAAACCTGTTCTCCTGATTTTGAGATTCCATCGTTTGCTAAAACTTTCATGTGTTATTTTATTATAGATGTTTGAGGTAAGATATCAGAACTTTGGTCGCAAGGTCTGCTATCTGATATCTGTTGTCTTAATCTTTTTATTTTTTCGGTCGCCTAATATAAGCTATTTTATTGACTTCATTACGTCCACCAAAACCTGTACGCTTTCAATCGTCAGGGCGTTGTATAAGCTCGCTCTGTAACCACCTAAACTTCTGTGGCCGTTTAATCCGCTGATACCAGCCGCTTTCCATGCATTATCGAATGCTTCCTTCTTGCTTTCATCGGTAATATTGAAAGAAACATTCATTAGAGAACGATCTTCTTTTACACAGAATGTTTCGAATAGAGGGTTGCTGTCTATTTCGTCGTATAAAAGTTTAGCTTTTGCTTCATTTCTTTTTTCTGCAGCAGCGATACCTCCGTTGTTTTCAAGGTGCTGAAGCGTCAACAAAGAGGCATATACAGGGAATACCGGTGGGGTATTGTACATCGATTCTTTGGCAATATGTTGAGAATAGTCCAGCATAGAAAGCATATTTTCTCTGCCTGTTTTTCCCAGGATTTCTTTTCTGATAACGACTAAAGTAACTCCGGCAGGCCCCATATTTTTTTGAGCTCCCGCATAAATTAAATCAAATTTAGAGAAATCAAGCTGTCTTGAAAAAATATCAGAACTCATGTCACAAACCATCAGGGTATCCACCTCAGGGAAAGTTTTCATCTGGGTTCCGTAGATCGTGTTGTTGGAAGTACAGTGGAAATAGTCATATTCTGAACCCACTGTATAACCTTTGGGAATAAAAGAATAGTTCTCTTCCTTTGAGGAACCTACAACATCTACTGATCCCAGTTTTTTTGCTTCTTTAATAGCCCCGGCTGCCCATGTGCCCGTATCCAGATAAGCGGCTTTTCCACCAACTTTCATCAGGTTGTAAGGTACCATGGCAAACTGCATGCTTGCACCGCCTCCTAAATAAATTACCTCATAATCATCACCAAGATTCATCAATCTCTTTACAATTGCACGTGCTTCGTCCATTACGGCAACGAAATCCTTACTTCTGTGAGAAATTTCAAGAAGGGATAATCCAATACCATTGAAATCCAGGATTGCCTGTGCTGATTTTTCAAATACTTCCTGTGGTAAAATACATGGTCCTGCGCTGAAGTTGTGCTTTTTGTTCATATTTTTATTTTTTGGTTGCTGAAGAAATTTTGTTTTTTCAGCTGTATTGAGGTTTTCTATTAAAATTATTAAGCTATAGTTAAAAAAATCCGCCTCACAAAGCATGAGACGGTGTTTTTTTATTCGCCGTGTAAGAATGCTTTTTTATTAAGTAAAGCTTCTTCTGATTCTACATGATCTTCATCCGGAACACAGCAGTCTACCGGACAAACGGCTGCACATTGTGGCTCCTCATGGAATCCTTTACATTCGGTACATTTATCTGTTACAATGAAATACACATCGTCGCTCACCGGTTCCTGTGGTGCATCAGCGTCTACAGTAAGTCCTGAAGGAAGTGTTACAGTACCTTGAAGACTAGTACCTTCCGAAGCTTTCCAATCTACGGCTCCTTCATATATTGCATTATTCGGGCATTCAGGTTCACAAGCCCCACAGTTAATGCATTCATCAGTTATTTTAATAGCCATCGCTAATTTTTTTTAAATTTGCACAAAATTACAAAATATTCCCCAATTTTAAAGTAATTATGAATACCGAAAATCAAGTTTTAGGACTTATTAAGTTAAGCGATTATATACAGGCTTTTTTAGCTAAGAAAATTGAAGATCAGAATGAAGATGATGTTAATATTGAATTATTATTAAAGAAATCTGAAATTGAAAATCCATGGTTTACAGTTGATAATCAGAAATTTGCCTTGCAGCAGTGGGCAGATTTATTGACTGAAGAGAATATAAAAAACTGGCTTCAGAATTATTCGATCTCAAAGATTTCCAAGAGAGTAGGATTAATTTTGGCCGGAAATATTCCTTTGGTTGGGTTTCACGATGTGATTGCCGTAGTGTTGAGCAACCATATAGCTGTGATCAAATTATCTTCAAAAGATAAATATCTGATTCCGTTCCTGTTAAACAAATGGAAAGAATTTTCTGATGGAAATGTAGAATTTGAATTCGTAGAGAAATTAGAAAATTTTGATGCGGTCATTGCCACCGGAAGCAACAATACAGCGAGATACCTGGAGTATTATTTTAAAAACCATTTAAGTATTATCCGAAAAAACAGGACATCTGTTGCTGTATTGAAAGGGGATGAAACTGATGAGGAACTTCAGCTGCTGGCTAAAGACATCTTCCGGTATTTTGGACTAGGCTGTAGAAATGTGACCAGGATTTTTATTCCTAAAGACTTTGTGATCGATAGGTTGTTTGAAAACTTTCTGGGATTCCAGGATATCATCAATCATAACAAATATGCCAATAATTACGATTACAACAGAGCCGTGTATCTTTTGAATCAGGATAAATTCTGGGATAATAATTTTGTAATGCTTAAAGAAGATGACAAATTATTCAGCCCGCTTTCCGTGATTAATTTCAGTAGATATGAGTCATTGGATGATGTGAAAAATTTTATTGCGGGGAACGAAGAAAATATTCAATGTGTGGTCGCTAAAGATCAGTTGATTCCGGACTCTGTTTACTTTGGAGAGACTCAGAATCCGGGGCTTGATACTTATGCAGATAATGTGGATACGATGAAGTTTTTGGAACTGGTCTGATTTTCGTATCTTCCTTCACTTATTTAACTAATAACAAAATGGATTATATGAAAAAATTATTTTTAGGACTTGCAGTGATCGGAGGACAATTAATGTTTGCCCAGAAAGTGGTTGGTCTGCAAGTTGAGAAACCACAGAATAAAGAACAGCAGGCTACAATCAGCAAGGAGAAAATCGGATTGTATAATGATAATTTCCAGGCATTTGTTGTCGCTTTGCAGGCTTCTGACCGCAAAACAATTGACGGGTTGCTTTCAGATAAAGTAAAGGAAATTGTGACCGATGATGTCCTTAAGAAAGTAAAGGCAGGTATCGATCCCGGTAAAAAACTTGAGGTATTAAAAGCAGGATACTATAAAACAATGGATGGAATTAATCATCCGAGTATCAAGTATAAGTATGCAGGAGAGACTTCTTCGAAAGAAGTGATCAGCGCTGTATTTGAGGATGACGGGAAAATTCTCGGAGTATTGCCCGCCAAGAAAGACAAATAAATTATTTTCGATTAACTAAAAAATATTAACTATGATGACAGATGTTTTAGTCGCTCATTCTTCGGAAGTGGAGAAGGCGAATTTTTACAAGAAAACGTATTTGCACGTTGCTTTATCAATCCTTGCGTTTATCGGGGTTGAAACTATCTTATTGAATATAGTTCCGCCACAACTCATTGCGATGATGTTTGGCCAGAGGTATATTTGGCTATTGATTATCGGGGTTTTCTGGTTAGCTTCAATTTTAGCTTCCAAATGGTCCCTTTCACAAAGCAAATCAACACAATACCTTGGCTTAGGATTTTATATTCTTCTGGAAGCAGTGATTTTTATGCCTTTGCTTTTTATTGCTGTTAATATGACCGGAGGAACTGAGGTGATCTTCCAGGCTGCAACTTTAACGGTTGCTATGTTTGCCGGTATTTCCGGGGTTGCATTTACTTCTAAAAGAGATTTTTCTTTTTTAAGAAATATCATCATTATTGGCGGATTCATTTCTATCGGACTTATCGTAGCAGGAATGATCTTCGGATTTAACCTTGGATTATGGTTTTCGGTTGGAATGGTGATCCTGGCTTCAGCTACTATTCTATATCAGACAAGTAAGTTAAAAGACTCGTATGGTACCAACCAGTATGTAGGAGCTGCATTACAGCTTTTTGCATCTATTATGCTTTTATTCTGGTACATCCTAAGCATATTGATGAGCAGAAGAAACTAACAGACAGATATCTTTTACACATAGTCCCGGTGATATTTTCATCGGGATTTTTTTACATATACATGATTTTTTAAATACGAATTAGCCTAATGGCCCCACTAATAACAAGAATTCAATAGGAGTGTTTTTTAGCCGGTTTACTTAGTAAAATATTATCCATAAGCTTTAGCCGGGAATTATGATGAATATTCTGTTATAAAGTTTTCAGCAGCTTATCTGACACTTAATATCAGCTTAAGTGTTTTA encodes the following:
- a CDS encoding M28 family peptidase, which encodes MKKIFIILPLFLSGFLFSQKKPQKKVTNKTAIPVKLNYHQEFEKISDEIMTNGKAYDHLGELTKGIGPRFSATTGYEKAVEWAEKKFKEIGINMIWRQEAKAPVWIRGKESLHIKTGNGDWKNIRMLSFGNSEGTGGKDLTGEIVLINSTSELNAMSIGQLKDKIVFVNVPMDPKIINTSDAYLQTAKSKLISASVIAKTGAKALIIRSLTTASDDVPHAKMIYYEPDDKVKIPALSIGVKSADELEKILKKQKVTAKINMTAESKASTTNPNIIAEIEGKKDTKVIVLGAQLDSWDVGEGAIDDGTGVVQCIEVLRALKALGYENNHTIRVVLYANSENGGQGREMYAAYVKKKEEKHIFALGTDAGGYSPRGFSLDMSPQRRRLIYPWKDYFLPYGVYDFDQTEAIQDIAPLKKLDIPLAELVVDTQRYFDYHHSEQDTFDKVNKRELLLGAVAMTQLIFMVDKNW
- a CDS encoding DUF1015 domain-containing protein — its product is MPVFKPFRGIRPHRDIESTFPTHPLDNFTQEEIAEKAQVENTYINMIKPYVVSKSKDIDRNLRKIRSTFEELLDEKKLIQDNSSYYLYEQIYPNKQVFRGLLGLASIEDFWNGKIKRHESTIPQKKENLAHYLEKVNLQAEPVLLTYPANSKIELLMNHEEKNVPIFNHTDTIGIRHKIWRIDNRLKLQQFKEVIDQIDSFYIADGHHRIGSTALNAKRHKEKNKRHTGTELYNFVYSFIVSNQSIKIHDYNRILHDLNGISNEDFLKELDKYFLIHEKGETPYFPSQKFHISMYLDGKFYSLHVKHDLRSREMSLDNLDHHLLDKYIFKNILKIEDPDSSELISYVKGTSNINGINILKEKIDNGEGKVGFGIYPVSFNDMIKISDLKLSMPPKCTFIEPKLITALLMYDMKP
- a CDS encoding D-2-hydroxyacid dehydrogenase; amino-acid sequence: MKVLANDGISKSGEQVLKEAGIEILDNRVAQDHVINFINDNNVDVLLVRSATKVRQDLIDACPGLKIIGRGGIGMDNIDVDYAKSKGIKVINTPNASSKSVAELVFGHFISLARFLHESNRLMPLEGDTHFNAMKKSFSNAYELSGKTLGVIGFGSIGQEVVKIGIALGMKIKVLTKSPKTKVLSLNFFDGQSVSFEISSTNDMDAFLKDTDFISINTPKTNNYIIDTPQFEKMKDGVYIVNTARGGVINEVTLNDFIDSGKVAGAALDVFENEPSPELPLLMNPALSLSPHVGGNTVDAQEKIGIELAEQIIKLQKETIR
- the serC gene encoding 3-phosphoserine/phosphohydroxythreonine transaminase, with the protein product MNKKHNFSAGPCILPQEVFEKSAQAILDFNGIGLSLLEISHRSKDFVAVMDEARAIVKRLMNLGDDYEVIYLGGGASMQFAMVPYNLMKVGGKAAYLDTGTWAAGAIKEAKKLGSVDVVGSSKEENYSFIPKGYTVGSEYDYFHCTSNNTIYGTQMKTFPEVDTLMVCDMSSDIFSRQLDFSKFDLIYAGAQKNMGPAGVTLVVIRKEILGKTGRENMLSMLDYSQHIAKESMYNTPPVFPVYASLLTLQHLENNGGIAAAEKRNEAKAKLLYDEIDSNPLFETFCVKEDRSLMNVSFNITDESKKEAFDNAWKAAGISGLNGHRSLGGYRASLYNALTIESVQVLVDVMKSIK
- a CDS encoding 4Fe-4S dicluster domain-containing protein produces the protein MAIKITDECINCGACEPECPNNAIYEGAVDWKASEGTSLQGTVTLPSGLTVDADAPQEPVSDDVYFIVTDKCTECKGFHEEPQCAAVCPVDCCVPDEDHVESEEALLNKKAFLHGE
- a CDS encoding acyl-CoA reductase, with amino-acid sequence MNTENQVLGLIKLSDYIQAFLAKKIEDQNEDDVNIELLLKKSEIENPWFTVDNQKFALQQWADLLTEENIKNWLQNYSISKISKRVGLILAGNIPLVGFHDVIAVVLSNHIAVIKLSSKDKYLIPFLLNKWKEFSDGNVEFEFVEKLENFDAVIATGSNNTARYLEYYFKNHLSIIRKNRTSVAVLKGDETDEELQLLAKDIFRYFGLGCRNVTRIFIPKDFVIDRLFENFLGFQDIINHNKYANNYDYNRAVYLLNQDKFWDNNFVMLKEDDKLFSPLSVINFSRYESLDDVKNFIAGNEENIQCVVAKDQLIPDSVYFGETQNPGLDTYADNVDTMKFLELV
- a CDS encoding peptidylprolyl isomerase, with product MDYMKKLFLGLAVIGGQLMFAQKVVGLQVEKPQNKEQQATISKEKIGLYNDNFQAFVVALQASDRKTIDGLLSDKVKEIVTDDVLKKVKAGIDPGKKLEVLKAGYYKTMDGINHPSIKYKYAGETSSKEVISAVFEDDGKILGVLPAKKDK
- a CDS encoding Bax inhibitor-1/YccA family protein, with the protein product MMTDVLVAHSSEVEKANFYKKTYLHVALSILAFIGVETILLNIVPPQLIAMMFGQRYIWLLIIGVFWLASILASKWSLSQSKSTQYLGLGFYILLEAVIFMPLLFIAVNMTGGTEVIFQAATLTVAMFAGISGVAFTSKRDFSFLRNIIIIGGFISIGLIVAGMIFGFNLGLWFSVGMVILASATILYQTSKLKDSYGTNQYVGAALQLFASIMLLFWYILSILMSRRN